From a region of the Pseudomonadaceae bacterium SI-3 genome:
- a CDS encoding MFS transporter: MFLPANEYLLAWSAYGIAALGCLLVWLRITRPLWRWLREPLRLIMAVLLLTPTIVDPAKDLFAPAVAITALDLLFKVGSNAWRAVADLALYGLIAFATYGVFVLIRWLIERRAKQHPSESRHEDPRTLRERLEDDDEEDYRPMNRYEARTEPRL, encoded by the coding sequence ATGTTCCTACCCGCCAATGAATATTTGCTTGCCTGGTCTGCCTACGGTATCGCTGCGCTGGGCTGCTTGCTGGTCTGGTTGCGCATCACCCGTCCCCTGTGGCGCTGGCTGCGCGAACCGTTGCGGCTGATCATGGCCGTATTGCTGCTGACGCCGACCATCGTCGATCCCGCCAAGGATCTATTCGCCCCGGCGGTCGCCATCACAGCTCTGGATCTGCTGTTCAAGGTCGGCAGTAATGCCTGGCGTGCCGTGGCTGACCTCGCGCTCTACGGCTTGATTGCATTCGCGACCTATGGGGTTTTTGTGCTTATACGGTGGCTGATCGAGCGGCGGGCGAAACAGCACCCGAGCGAATCGCGCCATGAGGACCCTCGTACCCTGCGCGAACGACTCGAGGATGACGACGAAGAGGACTACCGTCCGATGAACCGCTACGAGGCGCGGACCGAACCCAGACTCTGA
- a CDS encoding lytic murein transglycosylase produces the protein MRGRLSSICLSLFLSVITLETTQAASLQQQRQLYDEAKRALAKGDSGPYRRHASALRDYPLEPYLAYDDLTARLKTASNDEVEKFLAEHGDLPQASWMKLRWLRLLAARGDWRPFVAHYDPKMNFTELDCLYGQYQLISAQKEQGYATAEKLWLVGKSQHNACDALFERWEDEGQLTEALRWKRAKLAVENGNYGLAKFLVKSLPTLKAQGELLLDVAQKPQLLSQPERFSPATETMGDVVSIGLRRLARANPEQALGLLDSYARRMSFSAEEKVSIARQIGLTLAKRFDPRALKVMAEYDPELRDDTVSEWRARLLLRLGRWDDVYALTQRFPEELANSNRWRYWKARSLELAKPKDERAVQLYQPVAGERDFYGFLSADRIQAPYKLNHQPLALDPKLVQKVRNTAGIRRAMEFHARGQIVDGRREWYHVSRLFSRDELVAQARLAYEMEWYFPAIRTISQAKYWDDLDIRFPMAHRSSLVNAAKAREIHPSWVFAITRQESAFMADARSHVGATGLMQLMPATAKETAKRFGIPLSSPQQVLNPNINIQLGAAYLSQIYGQFNGNRVLASAAYNAGPGRVRQWLKNADHLPFDVWVENIPFDETRQYVQNVLTYSVIYGQKLNSPQPLVEWHERYFDNQR, from the coding sequence ATGCGCGGTCGACTCTCCAGTATCTGTTTGTCTCTGTTTCTCTCCGTCATCACCCTTGAAACCACCCAAGCTGCGAGTTTGCAGCAGCAGCGTCAGTTGTACGACGAAGCCAAGCGGGCCTTGGCCAAGGGCGATAGCGGACCATACCGGCGCCATGCCAGCGCCCTGCGTGACTATCCGCTCGAGCCCTATCTGGCATACGACGATCTGACCGCACGCTTGAAAACTGCCAGCAATGACGAAGTGGAGAAATTTCTCGCCGAGCATGGTGATTTGCCACAGGCGAGCTGGATGAAGCTGCGCTGGCTTCGGCTGCTGGCGGCGCGCGGCGACTGGCGCCCCTTCGTCGCTCACTACGACCCAAAGATGAACTTCACCGAACTTGACTGCCTGTATGGTCAATACCAGCTCATCAGCGCTCAGAAGGAACAGGGCTATGCCACCGCCGAAAAGCTCTGGCTGGTGGGCAAGTCCCAGCACAACGCTTGCGATGCCCTGTTCGAACGGTGGGAAGACGAGGGGCAGCTTACCGAGGCTCTGCGCTGGAAACGGGCCAAGCTGGCAGTCGAGAACGGCAACTATGGCCTGGCCAAGTTCTTGGTCAAAAGCCTGCCGACGCTGAAAGCACAGGGCGAGCTTCTGCTCGATGTCGCCCAGAAGCCACAGTTGCTCAGCCAGCCTGAACGCTTCTCGCCAGCCACCGAGACCATGGGTGATGTCGTCTCGATCGGCTTACGCCGGTTGGCCCGGGCAAACCCGGAGCAAGCCCTTGGACTGCTCGACAGCTACGCCAGGCGGATGTCCTTTTCGGCGGAAGAAAAGGTATCCATCGCACGTCAGATCGGCCTCACCCTGGCCAAGCGTTTCGACCCCCGCGCACTCAAAGTCATGGCTGAATACGACCCAGAGCTGCGTGATGACACGGTCAGTGAATGGCGGGCTCGTCTGTTGCTCCGCCTGGGCCGCTGGGATGACGTCTATGCGCTGACTCAGCGATTCCCCGAAGAGCTCGCCAACAGCAATCGCTGGCGGTACTGGAAAGCGCGCAGCCTGGAACTGGCGAAGCCCAAAGATGAGCGAGCCGTCCAGCTCTACCAACCGGTCGCTGGCGAGCGCGACTTTTACGGTTTCCTTTCGGCTGACCGCATCCAGGCGCCCTACAAGCTCAACCATCAGCCCCTCGCGCTTGACCCAAAGCTGGTCCAGAAGGTCCGCAATACCGCTGGGATTCGCCGCGCCATGGAATTCCATGCTCGCGGGCAAATCGTTGATGGGCGCCGCGAGTGGTATCACGTCAGCAGGCTGTTTAGCCGAGACGAGCTGGTTGCCCAGGCGCGACTGGCCTATGAGATGGAATGGTACTTCCCTGCAATTCGCACCATTAGCCAGGCGAAGTATTGGGACGATCTGGACATCCGCTTCCCCATGGCCCATCGCAGCAGCCTGGTGAACGCCGCGAAAGCGCGTGAAATCCACCCGAGCTGGGTGTTTGCGATCACTCGCCAGGAAAGCGCATTCATGGCCGACGCCCGCTCCCATGTGGGCGCCACAGGCCTGATGCAGTTGATGCCGGCTACAGCGAAAGAAACGGCCAAGCGCTTTGGCATTCCGTTGTCGTCGCCCCAACAAGTGCTCAACCCCAACATCAACATTCAGCTAGGCGCCGCCTATCTCAGCCAGATTTACGGTCAGTTCAACGGTAACCGAGTGCTAGCTTCGGCGGCTTACAACGCCGGACCCGGGCGGGTTCGCCAATGGCTGAAGAATGCAGACCACCTTCCCTTTGACGTGTGGGTCGAGAATATCCCGTTCGATGAAACCCGCCAGTACGTGCAGAACGTACTGACCTATTCGGTCATCTACGGGCAAAAGCTCAACTCGCCACAACCACTGGTGGAATGGCACGAGCGCTACTTCGATAATCAGCGATAA
- a CDS encoding ABC transporter ATP-binding protein (Uup; in Escherichia coli this cytoplasmic protein was shown to contain ATPase activity; mutations in this gene affect RecA-independent excision of transposons and affects Mu bacteriophage growth), with protein sequence MTLLKLTDVSLAYGNNPLLDGVSWQIARGERVCIIGRNGTGKSSMLSLVKGSQLPDDGEIWRAPGLKIGELPQELPIADERTVFDVVAEGLAGVGQLLAEYHHLSQNIQNEADLDKLMHVQQALEAKDGWRLQQLVDSTLSRLQLPADKTLAELSGGWRRRVLLAQALVSEPDLLLLDEPTNHLDIGAIAWLEEALTGFNGAVLFITHDRAFLQNLATRILELDRGHMIDWNGDYASFLVHKEQQLAAEETANALFDKKLAQEEVWIRQGIKARRTRNEGRVRALKALRAERSERREQQGKANIQIDAAEKSGKQVIVVEHASFGHPGGELLIRDFSAVLQRGDRIGLLGANGTGKTTLLKLLLGDLQPTSGTVEPGTKLEVAYFDQLRHQLELEKTVVDNVAEGRDFITIDGQNRHVLSYLGDFLFSPQRARTPVKALSGGERARLLLAKLFSKPANLLVLDEPTNDLDVETLELLEEVLLNFQGTVLMVSHDRAFLDNVVTSTLVFEGNGVVREYVGGYQDWLRQGGSVKLLGVGEGKESKEAKAEAAQAKPAAQQAPAEPAPAKKKLSYKVQRELEALPGKIDAVEKGIAALQEEMAQPAFYQQSAERTGETIAKLEAMQLELDALLERWAELEG encoded by the coding sequence ATGACCCTGCTCAAGTTGACCGATGTGTCCCTCGCCTATGGCAACAATCCATTGCTCGATGGAGTGTCCTGGCAGATTGCGCGGGGTGAGCGGGTTTGTATTATCGGGCGCAACGGCACCGGCAAATCCAGCATGCTCAGCCTGGTCAAGGGCAGCCAGCTACCAGATGACGGCGAAATCTGGCGAGCGCCAGGGTTGAAGATTGGCGAGTTGCCGCAGGAATTGCCGATTGCCGATGAGCGTACGGTCTTCGATGTGGTCGCCGAGGGGCTGGCCGGGGTGGGGCAGTTGCTTGCCGAATATCATCATCTGAGCCAAAACATCCAGAACGAAGCCGATCTCGACAAGCTCATGCATGTCCAGCAGGCGCTCGAAGCCAAGGATGGATGGCGCCTGCAGCAATTGGTGGACAGCACCTTGAGCCGCTTGCAGTTGCCGGCCGATAAAACCCTCGCCGAGTTGTCCGGTGGCTGGCGACGGCGCGTGCTGCTGGCCCAGGCGCTGGTGTCAGAGCCCGATCTGCTGTTGCTCGACGAGCCGACCAACCACTTGGACATCGGCGCTATCGCCTGGCTGGAAGAAGCGCTCACCGGGTTCAACGGTGCGGTGCTGTTCATCACTCACGACCGCGCGTTCCTGCAAAACCTGGCAACCCGCATTCTTGAGCTCGATCGCGGCCACATGATCGACTGGAACGGCGACTACGCGAGCTTTCTGGTGCACAAGGAGCAGCAGCTGGCAGCCGAAGAGACGGCCAATGCGCTGTTCGACAAGAAGCTGGCTCAGGAAGAAGTGTGGATTCGCCAGGGCATCAAGGCGCGGCGTACCCGCAATGAAGGGCGCGTACGAGCGCTGAAAGCCCTGCGTGCTGAACGTAGCGAACGACGCGAGCAGCAGGGTAAGGCCAACATTCAGATTGACGCCGCTGAAAAGTCTGGCAAGCAGGTCATCGTCGTCGAACATGCGAGCTTCGGACATCCGGGGGGCGAGTTGTTGATTCGCGACTTCTCGGCGGTGTTGCAGCGTGGCGACCGTATTGGCTTGCTCGGCGCCAACGGTACCGGCAAGACCACGTTGCTCAAGCTTCTACTTGGCGATTTGCAACCAACCAGCGGCACGGTAGAACCCGGCACCAAGCTGGAAGTGGCATATTTCGACCAACTGCGTCACCAGCTGGAACTGGAAAAGACCGTCGTCGACAACGTTGCCGAGGGACGCGATTTCATCACCATCGACGGCCAGAACCGACATGTCCTGAGCTACCTTGGAGACTTCCTGTTCAGTCCCCAGCGCGCCCGTACGCCGGTTAAAGCACTCTCGGGCGGCGAGCGGGCACGGCTCTTGCTCGCCAAGCTATTCAGCAAACCCGCCAACCTGCTGGTCCTCGATGAGCCCACCAACGATCTCGATGTGGAAACCCTCGAGCTGTTGGAGGAAGTCCTGCTGAATTTCCAGGGTACGGTTCTGATGGTGAGCCACGACCGGGCATTCCTCGATAACGTAGTGACCAGCACGCTGGTATTCGAAGGCAATGGCGTGGTTCGTGAATACGTCGGTGGCTATCAGGATTGGCTGCGTCAAGGCGGCTCGGTAAAGTTGCTCGGCGTCGGTGAAGGTAAGGAGAGCAAAGAGGCGAAGGCTGAGGCGGCTCAGGCAAAGCCGGCTGCACAGCAAGCGCCTGCTGAGCCGGCCCCAGCGAAAAAAAAGCTCAGTTACAAGGTTCAGCGCGAGCTGGAAGCACTGCCGGGCAAGATTGACGCAGTGGAAAAGGGCATCGCTGCGCTGCAAGAGGAGATGGCACAGCCGGCGTTCTATCAGCAGAGTGCTGAGCGGACCGGCGAAACCATTGCCAAGCTCGAAGCGATGCAGCTGGAGCTCGATGCGCTGCTCGAGCGTTGGGCCGAGTTGGAGGGCTGA
- the yegS gene encoding lipid kinase YegS — MNEPKALLVLHGKQGLNEELRAAVTEWRQLGNELAVRVTWEPGDTERLVKEALAAGYRTLVSGGGDGTLREMAQALIDSGTDASLAVLPLGTANDFAHAAEIPLEPFDALTLLNREPVWVDVGEMNGELFMNMATGGFGSKVTATTSSELKRVLGGSAYLLTGLSRFSELRATWGRFVAPGFTWEGEFLALGIGNGRQSGGGQQLCPQASIVDGLLDICIVPAPADAVGTLGTLLSGGLLGIDTVSVNARAPWFEVEAPEEISINLDGEPVAAKQMRFSVKRRALRLHLPADSPLLRDEPLIEHDDPSA, encoded by the coding sequence ATGAATGAACCCAAGGCATTGCTCGTCCTTCATGGGAAGCAAGGGCTCAACGAAGAACTTAGGGCGGCCGTAACCGAATGGCGTCAGCTGGGTAACGAGCTCGCCGTCCGGGTGACGTGGGAGCCGGGGGACACCGAGCGCCTGGTCAAGGAAGCGCTGGCGGCGGGTTATCGGACCCTGGTGTCGGGCGGCGGTGACGGGACCTTACGGGAGATGGCACAGGCTCTGATCGACAGCGGTACTGACGCGAGTTTGGCGGTGTTGCCGCTGGGCACCGCTAATGACTTCGCCCATGCGGCAGAGATACCGCTGGAACCGTTTGACGCGCTCACCCTGCTAAATCGCGAACCTGTTTGGGTCGACGTCGGTGAAATGAACGGCGAGCTTTTCATGAACATGGCGACGGGTGGTTTCGGCTCCAAAGTGACCGCCACCACTTCGTCAGAGCTTAAACGGGTTCTGGGCGGGAGTGCCTATCTGTTGACCGGCCTGTCGCGCTTCAGTGAGTTGCGGGCTACTTGGGGGCGCTTCGTGGCGCCCGGTTTTACTTGGGAGGGGGAATTTCTAGCGCTGGGCATTGGCAACGGTCGCCAGTCGGGTGGTGGGCAGCAGCTTTGCCCTCAGGCCTCGATCGTCGACGGGTTGCTCGATATTTGTATCGTCCCTGCGCCGGCCGATGCGGTCGGGACGCTCGGTACCTTGCTAAGTGGCGGATTGCTGGGCATCGATACGGTCTCGGTAAATGCCCGTGCGCCATGGTTCGAGGTGGAGGCGCCCGAAGAAATCAGTATTAATCTTGACGGCGAACCGGTCGCTGCAAAGCAGATGCGTTTCTCCGTGAAACGCCGAGCTCTGCGGTTGCACCTGCCTGCGGACAGCCCGCTGCTGCGTGACGAGCCACTGATCGAGCACGATGATCCGTCCGCCTGA
- a CDS encoding DUF2937 domain-containing protein, which translates to MLRSYLRLTLFALGLLIGIQVPGFIDAYSDHVEARRLEAQLGLAGFQETAGRFFKGDLNALVEHYRASEDAVFQSDARSVLALVERARLLDREWRIMEGPWYAQAWHVLVGANSEIRRQVWNSYRFQVLLAPEAIAWGLSCALLLAWIIESLFVLLRQALFPQRYRRRRRTASPLQSKR; encoded by the coding sequence ATGTTGAGAAGCTATCTGCGGCTGACCTTGTTTGCCCTTGGGTTGCTCATCGGTATTCAGGTGCCGGGCTTCATCGATGCGTACAGTGATCACGTCGAGGCGCGTCGGCTAGAGGCGCAGCTGGGTCTGGCTGGGTTCCAGGAAACAGCCGGGCGATTTTTCAAAGGTGATCTGAACGCCTTGGTCGAGCATTACCGAGCCAGCGAAGATGCGGTGTTTCAGAGCGATGCGCGCAGCGTTTTGGCATTGGTCGAGCGCGCACGTTTGCTTGATCGTGAATGGCGGATCATGGAAGGGCCCTGGTACGCACAGGCCTGGCACGTGTTGGTCGGGGCAAACAGTGAGATAAGACGCCAGGTATGGAATAGCTACCGCTTTCAGGTACTGTTGGCGCCCGAGGCCATCGCCTGGGGCCTAAGCTGCGCGCTGTTGCTTGCCTGGATCATTGAAAGCCTCTTCGTCTTGCTTCGCCAGGCTCTGTTTCCACAGCGTTATCGACGCCGCCGTCGTACGGCTAGCCCGCTTCAGTCGAAGCGATAG
- a CDS encoding universal stress protein UspA encodes MIYQHILVATDLNDDCHPVVARAQALATASGAKLALVHVIEPMAMAFGGDVPMDLSMLQQQQFDQARERLAGFADRYPGLTAEQRHLAYGQPRQEVHRLAKEQGCDLVVVGSHGRHGLALLLGSTSNDILHGAPCDVLAVRLKKPE; translated from the coding sequence ATGATCTACCAGCATATTCTGGTCGCCACCGACCTGAACGACGATTGCCATCCTGTGGTCGCGCGCGCTCAGGCGCTGGCGACCGCCAGCGGTGCGAAACTGGCGTTGGTCCATGTCATCGAACCCATGGCGATGGCCTTCGGTGGGGACGTGCCAATGGATCTTTCAATGCTGCAACAACAGCAGTTCGACCAGGCCCGTGAGCGCTTGGCCGGGTTCGCCGATCGTTATCCGGGGCTAACCGCGGAACAACGCCACCTGGCCTACGGCCAGCCTCGTCAGGAAGTTCACCGACTCGCCAAGGAGCAAGGCTGTGATCTGGTAGTGGTGGGCAGCCATGGCCGCCACGGCCTCGCTTTGCTGCTCGGCTCCACGTCCAATGACATCCTGCATGGTGCGCCCTGCGATGTGCTCGCCGTACGCCTGAAAAAACCCGAGTGA
- a CDS encoding MOSC domain-containing protein: MHLSSLYRFPLKSGSAELLEQERCDELGVYGDRRWMVVDAASGKFLTQRMLPGMALLNARWQGDAELLLTAPGMDALAVAVPEEGGVERGVLIWRESLQAPDAGDAAAEWLTRLLGRPCRLVHLPTSRGIQVDQDYARPGECTAFSDGFPFLLIGQRSLDDLSARVGQILDVRRFRPNLVIAGAAPYAEDGWRRIRIGDLAFRVVKPCSRCIIPTIDPLSGERSPVREPLATLMNYRKGDGGVFFGQNLIAEGTGQLQIGMPVEVLE, translated from the coding sequence ATGCACCTTTCCTCGTTGTACCGTTTTCCACTCAAGTCCGGTTCGGCTGAGTTACTGGAACAGGAACGATGCGACGAGTTGGGTGTGTATGGTGACCGGCGCTGGATGGTGGTCGACGCCGCAAGCGGAAAATTCCTGACCCAGCGAATGCTGCCCGGCATGGCGTTGCTGAACGCTCGTTGGCAAGGTGACGCCGAGCTACTGTTGACGGCGCCGGGGATGGATGCGTTGGCTGTTGCGGTTCCGGAGGAGGGTGGCGTTGAGCGTGGCGTGCTGATCTGGCGGGAAAGTCTACAGGCGCCCGATGCTGGCGACGCTGCGGCTGAGTGGCTGACACGCCTGCTTGGTCGTCCTTGTCGACTGGTGCATCTGCCCACATCGCGGGGCATCCAGGTCGATCAGGATTATGCCCGGCCAGGCGAATGCACGGCATTCAGCGATGGATTTCCGTTTCTGTTGATCGGCCAGCGATCACTCGATGATCTTTCGGCCCGGGTTGGGCAAATACTCGATGTGCGCCGGTTTCGGCCCAATCTAGTGATCGCCGGGGCGGCGCCCTACGCCGAGGATGGCTGGCGGCGCATTCGCATCGGTGATCTGGCGTTCCGCGTGGTCAAGCCCTGCTCACGTTGCATCATCCCGACTATCGATCCGCTGAGCGGTGAACGGAGCCCCGTCCGCGAGCCACTGGCTACGCTGATGAACTACCGGAAGGGCGATGGCGGCGTATTCTTTGGTCAGAATCTCATCGCCGAAGGCACTGGCCAGTTGCAGATTGGCATGCCTGTTGAAGTGCTCGAGTAA
- a CDS encoding class II glutamine amidotransferase: MCELLGMSANVPTDIHFSFTGLMQRGGRTGPHKDGWGIAFYEGRGLRLFQDPVASCESEVAKMVQHYLIKSHVVIGHIRHANVGKVALVNTHPFVRELWGQHWCFAHNGQLADFSPARGFYQPVGDTDSEAAFCDLLNLIRGDFPERVAAEDLVPHLLDACASYRTKGVFNCLLSNGEWLFSFCSTKLAQITRRAPFGPAQLKDAELTVDFNAETTPNDVVTVLATEPLTDNEQWDIHQSGEWTLWRLGECVARGQVQ; this comes from the coding sequence ATGTGTGAACTGCTCGGCATGAGCGCCAATGTACCCACCGACATCCATTTCAGCTTCACTGGGCTGATGCAACGCGGCGGCCGCACTGGACCACACAAGGACGGCTGGGGTATTGCGTTCTACGAAGGTCGCGGTCTGCGACTGTTCCAAGATCCGGTGGCCAGCTGCGAGTCGGAAGTGGCGAAGATGGTTCAGCATTACCTGATTAAGAGTCATGTGGTGATCGGCCATATCCGTCACGCCAACGTCGGCAAAGTCGCGCTGGTCAATACGCATCCTTTCGTCCGGGAGCTGTGGGGGCAGCATTGGTGTTTTGCCCACAATGGCCAACTAGCGGATTTCAGCCCGGCGCGCGGCTTCTATCAGCCGGTAGGGGATACGGACAGCGAAGCGGCATTCTGCGATCTGCTCAATCTCATACGCGGCGACTTTCCCGAGCGGGTCGCTGCGGAGGATCTGGTCCCGCATCTGCTCGATGCCTGTGCCAGTTACCGTACCAAAGGCGTATTCAACTGCTTGCTCAGCAACGGTGAATGGCTGTTCAGTTTCTGCTCAACCAAGCTGGCGCAGATCACCCGTCGCGCCCCTTTCGGCCCGGCGCAACTGAAAGATGCCGAACTGACGGTGGACTTCAACGCGGAGACGACGCCAAACGACGTCGTAACGGTACTGGCAACCGAGCCATTAACCGACAACGAGCAGTGGGATATTCATCAATCGGGCGAATGGACGCTGTGGCGTCTGGGCGAGTGTGTTGCGCGCGGGCAGGTGCAATGA
- a CDS encoding chemotaxis protein CheV, producing MAGILESVDQRTRLVGQNRLEILMFRLSGRQQFAINVFKVQEVVQLPKMTLMPHRHGSVCGVVNLRGQTLPVIDLSRAIGLRPLVPDERSTIIVTEYNRSIQAFLVGGVDRILNLNWEEVLPPPTTAGRQHYLTAITKVEDRLVEVIDVEKVLAEIVPYNTSIAPERLTDPVLERARGREVLCVDDSTVALAQLRETLSQLGITVHSASDGMKGLNKLKAWADSGEALTDRLLMVFTDAEMPEMDGYRLTTEIRNDPRLRDLYVVLHTSLSGSFNLAMVQKVGCDNFLSKFQPEKLVDVVRERLLLDETR from the coding sequence ATGGCCGGCATTCTGGAGTCAGTCGATCAACGCACCCGTTTGGTGGGGCAGAATCGCCTGGAAATTCTCATGTTCCGTCTGTCCGGACGGCAGCAGTTCGCGATCAACGTGTTCAAGGTGCAGGAAGTCGTGCAGCTGCCGAAGATGACGCTGATGCCGCACCGGCACGGCTCGGTATGCGGCGTGGTCAACCTGCGCGGGCAGACGCTGCCGGTCATCGACCTGTCGCGTGCCATTGGCTTGCGACCTTTGGTTCCGGATGAGCGCAGCACCATCATCGTGACTGAATACAATCGTTCGATTCAGGCGTTTCTGGTCGGCGGCGTAGACCGCATCCTCAACCTGAACTGGGAGGAAGTGTTGCCGCCGCCGACCACCGCGGGACGGCAGCACTACCTCACAGCGATCACCAAGGTCGAGGACAGGCTGGTCGAAGTCATTGACGTGGAAAAGGTCTTGGCTGAGATCGTGCCCTACAACACGAGCATCGCGCCGGAGCGCTTGACTGATCCGGTGCTCGAGCGCGCCAGAGGGCGCGAAGTGCTTTGCGTCGACGACTCGACCGTTGCCCTGGCGCAGCTGCGAGAAACCTTGAGCCAGCTGGGTATCACCGTGCACTCCGCCAGCGATGGCATGAAGGGCTTGAACAAACTGAAGGCCTGGGCAGATAGTGGGGAGGCGCTCACTGATCGTCTGCTCATGGTGTTCACCGATGCCGAAATGCCGGAGATGGACGGCTACCGGCTCACGACGGAGATCCGCAACGATCCGCGCCTGCGTGATCTCTACGTGGTGTTGCATACCTCCCTCTCCGGGAGCTTCAACCTGGCAATGGTGCAGAAAGTTGGCTGTGACAACTTCCTTTCCAAGTTTCAGCCGGAGAAACTGGTGGACGTCGTCCGCGAGCGTTTGTTGCTGGACGAAACACGCTGA